One Arvicanthis niloticus isolate mArvNil1 chromosome 3, mArvNil1.pat.X, whole genome shotgun sequence DNA segment encodes these proteins:
- the Socs4 gene encoding suppressor of cytokine signaling 4: protein MAENNSKNVDVRPKTSRSRSADRKDGYVWSGKKLSWSKKSENCSESEAIGTVENVEIPLRSQEKKLSCSSIELDLDHSCGHRFLGRSLKQKLQDAVGQCFPIKNCSGRHSPGLPSKRKIHISELMLDKCPFPPRSDLAFRWHFIKRHTVPISPNSDEWVSADLSESKMRDAQLKRRNTEDDISCFSHTSVQPCVITTNSASCTGGHITGSMMNLVTNNSIEDSDMDSEDEIITLCTSSRKRNKPRWEMDDELLQLEAPPKFHTQIDYVHCLVPDLLQISNNPCYWGVMDKYAAEALLEGKPEGTFLLRDSAQEDYLFSVSFRRYSRSLHARIEQWNHNFSFDAHDPCVFHSPDITGLLEHYKDPSACMFFEPLLSTPLIRTFPFSLQHICRTVICNCTTYDGIDALPIPSPMKLYLKEYHYKSKVRLLRIDVPEQQ from the coding sequence ATGGCTGAAAACAATAGTAAAAATGTAGATGTACGGCCTAAAACAAGTCGAAGTAGAAGTGCTGACAGGAAGGATGGTTATGTGTGGAGTGGAAAGAAGTTGTCTTGGTCCAAAAAGAGTGAGAATTGTTCTGAATCTGAAGCCATAGGTACTGTTGAGAATGTTGAAATTCCTCTAAGGAGCCAAGAAAAGAAGCTTAGCTGTTCGTCCATTGAGTTGGACTTAGATCATTCCTGTGGGCATAGATTTTTAGGCCGATCCCTTAAACAGAAACTACAAGATGCCGTAGGGCAGTGTTTTCCAATAAAGAATTGTAGTGGTCGACACTCTCCAGGGCTTCCATCTAAAAGAAAGATTCATATCAGTGAACTCATGTTAGATAAGTGCCCTTTCCCACCTCGATCAGATTTAGCCTTTAGGTGGCATTTTATTAAACGACACACTGTTCCTATAAGTCCCAATTCAGATGAATGGGTGAGTGCAGACCTATCTGAGAGTAAAATGAGAGATGCTCAGCTGAAACGAAGAAACACAGAAGACGACATATCCTGTTTCTCACATACCAGTGTCCAGCCTTGTGTCATAACTACCAACAGTGCTTCGTGTACAGGTGGTCACATAACTGGTTCTATGATGAACTTGGTCACAAATAATAGCATAGAAGACAGTGATATGGATTCAGAGGATGAAATTATAACACTGTGCACAAGTTCCAGAAAAAGGAACAAGCCCAGGTGGGAAATGGACGATGAACTCCTGCAGTTGGAGGCACCTCCTAAGTTCCACACCCAGATCGATTACGTCCACTGCCTTGTTCCAGACCTCCTTCAGATCAGTAACAATCCGTGCTACTGGGGTGTGATGGATAAGTATGCAGCCGAAGCTCTGCTGGAAGGGAAGCCAGAGGGTACCTTTTTACTTCGAGATTCAGCACAGGAAGATTATTTATTCTCTGTTAGTTTTAGGCGCTATAGTCGTTCTCTTCACGCTAGAATTGAACAGTGGAATCATAACTTTAGCTTTGATGCCCATGATCCTTGTGTCTTCCATTCTCCTGATATTACTGGGCTCCTAGAACATTATAAGGACCCAAGTGCCTGTATGTTCTTTGAGCCACTTTTATCCACTCCGTTAATCCGGACTTTCCCCTTTTCCTTGCAGCACATTTGCAGAACAGTTATTTGTAATTGTACGACTTATGATGGCATCGATGCCCTTCCAATTCCTTCTCCTATGAAATTGTATCTGAAGGAATACCATTATAAATCAAAAGTTAGGTTACTCAGGATTGATGTGCCAGAGCAACAGTGA
- the Mapk1ip1l gene encoding MAPK-interacting and spindle-stabilizing protein-like isoform X2 → MSDEFSLADALPEQSSAKPPAVTNTKAGHSSQGWPGSSPWSSPSAPPAMPSGLPPSSAAPSTVPFGPVPTGMYPSMPPTGPPPGPPGPFPPSGPSCPPPGVPYPAPAVPGPGPTGPYATPNMPMPELPRPYGAPTDPAAAGTLGPWGSISSGPWAPGIPGQHPTMPPYRSPGPYPTVPPPVSGAPPVPWGTVPPGAWGPPAPYPGPAGSYPTPGPHPTLNNPYQVPSGPAGAPPMPGGPHSYH, encoded by the exons ATGTCAGATGAATTTTCG TTGGCAGATGCGCTACCTGAACAGTCCTCTGCCAAACCGCCTGCTGTGACCAATACAAAAGCTGGCCATTCTTCTCAAGGGTGGCCAGGCTCCAGCCCGTGGAGTAGTCCAAGTGCTCCGCCTGCGATGCCATCTGGACTCCCGCCGAGTAGTGCAGCACCCTCTACTGTGCCTTTTGGACCAGTACCAACAGGAATGTATCCCTCAATGCCTCCAACTGGACCACCCCCAGGACCCCCTggaccctttcctccttctgGACCATCATGTCCCCCACCTGGTGTTCCTTATCCAGCCCCTGCTGTGCCAGGCCCTGGCCCCACAGGGCCATATGCTACACCAAATATGCCTATGCCAGAGCTACCTAGGCCATATGGTGCACCCACAGATCCAGCTGCAGCTGGTACTTTAGGTCCATGGGGATCCATCTCTTCTGGACCTTGGGCACCAGGAATTCCGGGGCAGCATCCTACTATGCCACCGTATCGATCTCCAGGGCCATATCCCACTGTTCCTCCTCCAGTGTCCGGAGCACCACCTGTTCCATGGGGCACTGTACCACCAGGAGCCTGGGGACCACCAGCGCCATATCCTGGCCCTGCAGGATCATACCCCACGCCAGGACCCCATCCTACTCTGAATAATCCTTACCAAGTGCCTTCAGGACCTGCTGGTGCTCCGCCAATGCCTGGTGGCCCCCAC
- the Mapk1ip1l gene encoding MAPK-interacting and spindle-stabilizing protein-like isoform X1 encodes MSDEFSLADALPEQSSAKPPAVTNTKAGHSSQGWPGSSPWSSPSAPPAMPSGLPPSSAAPSTVPFGPVPTGMYPSMPPTGPPPGPPGPFPPSGPSCPPPGVPYPAPAVPGPGPTGPYATPNMPMPELPRPYGAPTDPAAAGTLGPWGSISSGPWAPGIPGQHPTMPPYRSPGPYPTVPPPVSGAPPVPWGTVPPGAWGPPAPYPGPAGSYPTPGPHPTLNNPYQVPSGPAGAPPMPGGPHKVNEVPGGSLSDESDQESSPESTGQMKLLKVDDNPIRKRRPKRKSKPITWGDIKNLTYQAETLGKQQGYNTNDPKMMLLCLITILHVNSQHDHSDPN; translated from the exons ATGTCAGATGAATTTTCG TTGGCAGATGCGCTACCTGAACAGTCCTCTGCCAAACCGCCTGCTGTGACCAATACAAAAGCTGGCCATTCTTCTCAAGGGTGGCCAGGCTCCAGCCCGTGGAGTAGTCCAAGTGCTCCGCCTGCGATGCCATCTGGACTCCCGCCGAGTAGTGCAGCACCCTCTACTGTGCCTTTTGGACCAGTACCAACAGGAATGTATCCCTCAATGCCTCCAACTGGACCACCCCCAGGACCCCCTggaccctttcctccttctgGACCATCATGTCCCCCACCTGGTGTTCCTTATCCAGCCCCTGCTGTGCCAGGCCCTGGCCCCACAGGGCCATATGCTACACCAAATATGCCTATGCCAGAGCTACCTAGGCCATATGGTGCACCCACAGATCCAGCTGCAGCTGGTACTTTAGGTCCATGGGGATCCATCTCTTCTGGACCTTGGGCACCAGGAATTCCGGGGCAGCATCCTACTATGCCACCGTATCGATCTCCAGGGCCATATCCCACTGTTCCTCCTCCAGTGTCCGGAGCACCACCTGTTCCATGGGGCACTGTACCACCAGGAGCCTGGGGACCACCAGCGCCATATCCTGGCCCTGCAGGATCATACCCCACGCCAGGACCCCATCCTACTCTGAATAATCCTTACCAAGTGCCTTCAGGACCTGCTGGTGCTCCGCCAATGCCTGGTGGCCCCCAC AAAGTGAATGAAGTCCCAGGTGGCTCCCTTTCTGATGAATCTGACCAGGagagctccccagagtccacTGGACAGATGAAGCTTCTGAAGGTAGATGACAATCCGATCAGGAAAAGACGTCCCAAGAGGAAGAGTAAGCCAATAACTTGGGGAGACATCAAGAATTTAACTTATCAAGCCGAGACCTTGGGGAAACAACAAGGATACAATACTAATGACCCAAAAATGATGCTGTTGTGTTTAATAACTATATTACATGTTAATTCTCAGCATGACCATTCAGATCCCAATTGA